A window from Armatimonadota bacterium encodes these proteins:
- a CDS encoding glycosyltransferase — MTGSGGDDYVEPAGERAGILQVIETGGAGGAETVLLEVARHLSLCGYRVVAGVGRRAWLAEKLEAAGVPVNVVRRGRRLDWRLVGQIMGIIRRERVNLVHAHLFTMNLNACVAARLTGVPCIATCHGLDDVQGARRRLVNRVIGRLASRIVAVSDFLRGELVNACGVAASHVVTIHNGVALEQFLSDNGSQRRAIREELGVADAWVVGAVGGLRAIKGHLFLVEAVARLAESVPNACLLLVGEGPLREELEARAADLGIAGRVRFIGFRDDVPRILGALDCFALPSLSEGLSIAAIEAMAAGLPVVVTASGGPSDLVRHGETGLMVPPGDASALSAAITAIRDDPDLARRLGAAARRKAEVFDVRSMVQRYERLYREVLGDSGWS; from the coding sequence ATGACTGGATCAGGCGGCGATGACTATGTGGAGCCGGCGGGCGAACGCGCCGGGATCTTGCAGGTCATCGAAACCGGCGGTGCCGGCGGTGCCGAAACGGTGCTGCTGGAAGTGGCCAGGCATCTGTCGCTGTGCGGCTACCGGGTCGTGGCCGGCGTCGGAAGGCGCGCGTGGCTGGCGGAAAAGCTCGAGGCCGCAGGCGTGCCCGTCAACGTTGTCAGACGCGGCCGGCGGCTCGACTGGCGGCTGGTCGGCCAGATCATGGGGATTATCAGGCGCGAGCGCGTGAATCTCGTTCACGCTCATCTGTTCACTATGAACCTCAACGCGTGCGTCGCCGCCCGGTTGACAGGCGTGCCCTGTATCGCCACTTGCCACGGCCTGGATGACGTGCAAGGCGCGCGCCGCCGGCTGGTCAACCGCGTCATCGGGCGCCTGGCCAGTCGCATCGTCGCGGTGTCCGATTTCTTGCGCGGGGAGCTGGTCAACGCCTGCGGGGTCGCGGCCTCCCACGTGGTAACCATCCACAACGGGGTTGCGCTGGAGCAGTTCCTGTCCGACAACGGCTCGCAGCGACGGGCGATTCGCGAGGAGCTGGGCGTAGCCGACGCCTGGGTCGTGGGCGCGGTGGGAGGGCTTCGCGCGATCAAGGGCCACCTGTTCCTGGTGGAGGCAGTGGCGAGGCTGGCCGAGTCCGTGCCCAACGCGTGCCTGCTGCTGGTGGGAGAGGGTCCATTGCGAGAGGAACTCGAAGCACGCGCGGCCGACCTCGGGATCGCGGGGCGAGTGCGCTTCATAGGCTTCCGAGATGACGTTCCCCGCATTCTGGGCGCGCTGGACTGCTTCGCGCTACCCTCCCTGTCAGAGGGCCTGTCCATCGCCGCCATCGAGGCGATGGCGGCCGGTTTGCCGGTCGTGGTCACCGCCAGCGGAGGGCCGTCCGACCTCGTGCGCCACGGCGAAACGGGTCTGATGGTTCCGCCTGGCGATGCTTCCGCCTTGTCGGCGGCCATCACAGCCATCCGGGACGACCCTGACCTGGCGCGGCGCCTGGGTGCCGCCGCCCGCCGCAAGGCCGAGGTTTTCGATGTGCGAAGTATGGTACAGAGGTACGAGAGGCTTTATCGGGAGGTGCTCGGTGACTCCGGGTGGTCCTGA
- a CDS encoding ATP-grasp domain-containing protein, with the protein MTPSTQASVLVVEGDTRSAVAIARSLGKRGIPVWVGASTWSALGALSRYARGRVRHPSPALDPEGFAAAVDEACTQGRGDLIFPTTDVALGILTGARGRLPARSVGCLPAAEALELISDKASLLRLAAAQGVPTPQTHFVQRREDVERLAPRLSYPVVVKTRRSRLQMNGRWRPGARAYAATPLELIDLYDRTRPLDPQPLIQECVPGYGCGVFVLANRGEVRALFAHRRIRENPPWGGVSVLSESCEPHPVARDSAVALLRALCWHGVAMVEFRHDARDQIPKLMEINARFWGSLELAIQAGVDFPYLLYRMAQDGDVAAVTQYRLGLRNRWLIGDLDRLLWVMRGCQPVNDTAPLARWREAWEFARTGGMVHLELERTDDPLPALGDAAAYACGLVREVAKRAVGARR; encoded by the coding sequence ATGACTCCCAGCACCCAAGCATCGGTCCTCGTGGTCGAGGGCGACACGCGCAGCGCGGTGGCGATAGCGCGGTCGCTCGGCAAGCGCGGCATCCCGGTCTGGGTGGGCGCGAGCACATGGAGCGCCCTGGGCGCCTTATCGCGCTATGCTCGGGGCCGGGTCCGGCATCCGTCGCCGGCCCTCGATCCCGAGGGCTTCGCGGCCGCAGTTGACGAAGCATGCACACAGGGGCGCGGCGATCTCATCTTTCCGACCACCGACGTCGCTCTGGGCATCCTGACCGGCGCCCGCGGGCGGCTTCCCGCGCGGTCCGTCGGTTGCTTGCCTGCTGCGGAGGCGCTTGAACTGATCTCCGACAAGGCTTCTCTACTGCGCTTGGCCGCCGCCCAAGGCGTGCCGACGCCGCAGACCCATTTCGTCCAGCGCCGAGAAGACGTGGAGAGACTCGCACCTCGGCTCAGCTACCCGGTCGTGGTCAAGACGCGGCGGTCGCGGCTGCAGATGAACGGGCGCTGGCGACCCGGCGCTCGCGCCTATGCGGCAACGCCGCTGGAGCTTATCGACTTGTATGACCGGACGCGGCCGCTGGATCCGCAGCCGCTGATTCAGGAATGCGTCCCCGGCTACGGCTGCGGCGTGTTCGTCCTTGCCAACCGGGGAGAAGTGCGGGCGCTGTTCGCGCACCGCAGGATTCGAGAGAACCCGCCGTGGGGGGGCGTGAGCGTGCTCAGCGAGAGCTGTGAGCCGCATCCGGTGGCGCGCGATTCCGCGGTGGCGCTGCTGCGCGCGCTGTGCTGGCACGGCGTCGCGATGGTCGAATTCAGGCACGATGCGCGCGATCAGATTCCCAAGCTGATGGAGATCAACGCGCGGTTCTGGGGCTCCCTGGAGCTGGCGATACAGGCCGGGGTCGATTTCCCTTATCTCCTGTACCGGATGGCGCAGGACGGCGATGTTGCGGCGGTGACGCAATACCGGCTGGGATTGAGGAATCGGTGGTTGATAGGGGACCTTGATCGGCTGCTGTGGGTGATGCGCGGATGCCAGCCGGTGAACGATACGGCTCCGCTTGCCCGCTGGCGTGAGGCCTGGGAATTCGCCCGAACCGGCGGCATGGTTCACCTGGAGCTGGAGCGGACGGATGACCCGCTGCCAGCGCTCGGGGACGCCGCAGCGTACGCATGTGGCCTGGTGCGCGAAGTTGCGAAAAGAGCCGTGGGAGCGCGCCGATGA
- a CDS encoding polysaccharide deacetylase family protein has protein sequence MSSVRQVVKATIAGLGYYGGGFRALGWLADRLHGAGCAILTYHRVLRGAEVAAEPDPGLVTTIETFAAHMQFIAQRYRPLALDEAVARLARGALPPRACAVTFDDGWRDSYTNAYPILRELNIPATIFVATSYVGTERPLWTRQAARVFDEALRRGRYRLVSDALAGAGLQPSARTHTPRATESLVSALKRMPATKRERIVADLAAALGCPVMKDPWLTWDELREMHEGGVLVGSHTRTHAILTAEAPECVVDELVGSRADIQRHLGITAIAFCYPDGATDERAEAMVRQAGYSLACSTQPGVARANADLLRLPRIAADERMAHGINGGFSRALFVCQAAGGFRGLAQMANRRLRGPGGRGARGRRKCDDSSGGLAATERHP, from the coding sequence ATGTCTAGCGTGCGGCAAGTGGTGAAGGCGACGATCGCCGGTCTCGGCTACTACGGCGGGGGATTCCGCGCGCTCGGCTGGCTGGCGGACCGCCTGCACGGCGCGGGCTGCGCCATCCTTACGTATCATCGCGTGCTGCGCGGTGCGGAGGTTGCCGCGGAGCCCGATCCGGGGCTGGTGACCACGATCGAGACGTTCGCGGCTCACATGCAATTCATCGCCCAGCGCTACCGGCCGCTGGCGCTGGACGAAGCTGTCGCGCGCCTTGCGCGCGGCGCTCTCCCTCCCAGGGCCTGCGCGGTAACCTTCGACGACGGCTGGCGGGACAGCTATACCAATGCGTATCCGATCCTGCGCGAACTCAATATCCCGGCAACCATCTTTGTCGCCACGAGCTACGTCGGCACCGAGCGGCCGTTGTGGACGCGGCAGGCGGCGCGCGTCTTCGACGAGGCGCTGCGCCGGGGCCGGTACCGCCTGGTAAGCGATGCGCTTGCCGGCGCCGGGCTGCAGCCGTCAGCGCGAACACACACACCGCGCGCGACCGAGTCCCTGGTCTCGGCGCTCAAGCGCATGCCCGCCACAAAGAGGGAGCGAATCGTCGCCGACCTCGCGGCGGCCCTGGGCTGCCCCGTGATGAAGGACCCCTGGCTCACGTGGGACGAGCTGCGTGAGATGCATGAGGGCGGGGTATTGGTCGGCTCTCACACCCGAACGCACGCGATCCTGACCGCGGAAGCTCCGGAGTGCGTGGTGGATGAGCTGGTCGGATCACGGGCTGACATCCAGCGGCACCTGGGCATCACCGCCATCGCGTTCTGCTATCCCGACGGTGCCACGGACGAGCGAGCGGAGGCGATGGTGCGCCAAGCCGGGTACTCGTTGGCCTGCTCGACACAGCCTGGCGTCGCACGTGCCAACGCTGACTTGCTCCGCCTGCCGCGGATCGCAGCCGACGAGCGGATGGCACACGGCATCAACGGCGGATTCTCGCGGGCGCTGTTCGTTTGCCAGGCCGCAGGCGGGTTCCGCGGCCTGGCGCAGATGGCAAACCGTCGGCTCCGCGGGCCGGGCGGACGAGGCGCGCGCGGCCGACGCAAGTGCGACGATTCGAGCGGCGGCCTGGCGGCAACGGAACGGCATCCATGA
- a CDS encoding O-antigen ligase family protein, with product MLTSYAQPERTWLAGRGAYIAAVICLGVALAVAVFVVPPAAIIAGVIAVAVAVLVLREPFWGLVAVLVLEFLRLQQIVPALAPLHLPRLLTLWVALAWALRTVVLRKAPVVRDRQHAVMAAILAVGALSLLGAYWRGQAFQTLLDLAKQVVVFFLIVNLATDRRRVRILLWSLVLLNAWLGFSQLTGYKLASSSATLIRLGTGTDSFLGNSVDFAVALAVALPFAVFFIFAERSRILRVGALLLAGLFVASLVATGARAGAVGLAVLAVVMWLKSPRKAVGFALVASLLVGWWYLSPPSYHQQVLSIADYEQDPSALGRIEAWRAAREMLTNRPLTGVGIGNFSTARALAYSPPGQQNWLTVHNIVLQAGAEMGLLGLFVYSLLVFFVFGDNRRTRRAAEQVGGDAGRWYRNIANAMDASLIGFLATSFFVTTLYYPHLYLIAGIAVALKHAVLADAGYAEQAVPQAAFAGATPRLARDMT from the coding sequence ATGCTGACATCTTACGCACAGCCTGAACGAACCTGGCTCGCCGGGCGAGGCGCCTACATCGCGGCGGTCATATGCCTCGGTGTCGCCCTTGCCGTAGCCGTTTTCGTGGTTCCGCCGGCGGCCATAATCGCCGGCGTCATTGCCGTGGCCGTGGCCGTCCTGGTCCTGCGCGAGCCGTTCTGGGGGCTGGTCGCGGTGCTGGTTCTGGAGTTTCTGCGTCTCCAGCAGATCGTTCCCGCGCTGGCGCCTCTGCATCTGCCGCGCCTGCTGACCCTTTGGGTGGCGTTGGCGTGGGCGCTGCGGACGGTGGTGCTGCGCAAGGCGCCGGTCGTGCGCGACCGGCAGCACGCGGTGATGGCTGCGATTCTCGCGGTCGGCGCGTTGTCGCTGCTCGGTGCTTACTGGCGCGGCCAGGCATTTCAGACTTTGCTCGATCTGGCCAAGCAGGTCGTGGTTTTCTTCCTGATCGTCAACCTCGCCACGGACCGGCGCAGAGTTCGCATCCTGCTGTGGAGCCTGGTGCTGCTCAACGCCTGGCTCGGTTTCAGCCAGCTCACGGGCTACAAGCTTGCCAGCTCGAGTGCCACTCTGATCCGGCTCGGCACCGGCACCGATTCCTTCCTTGGCAACAGCGTGGACTTCGCCGTGGCGCTTGCGGTGGCATTGCCCTTCGCGGTGTTCTTCATCTTCGCAGAGCGGTCAAGGATTCTGAGGGTGGGCGCGTTATTGCTCGCGGGGCTGTTCGTGGCATCCCTGGTCGCCACAGGAGCGAGGGCGGGCGCGGTCGGGCTTGCGGTTCTCGCGGTCGTGATGTGGTTGAAGAGCCCGCGCAAAGCGGTCGGCTTCGCGCTCGTCGCTTCGCTGCTGGTGGGATGGTGGTATCTGTCCCCTCCGTCATATCACCAGCAGGTTCTCTCGATCGCCGACTACGAACAAGACCCCTCGGCGCTGGGCCGCATTGAGGCGTGGCGTGCCGCCCGGGAGATGCTGACCAACCGACCGCTGACCGGGGTCGGCATCGGTAACTTCAGCACCGCGCGCGCCTTAGCTTACAGCCCGCCGGGGCAGCAGAACTGGCTCACCGTGCACAACATCGTACTGCAAGCGGGCGCCGAGATGGGGCTGCTCGGGCTGTTCGTGTACTCTCTGCTCGTGTTCTTCGTTTTCGGCGATAACCGCCGGACGCGGCGCGCAGCGGAGCAAGTCGGCGGTGACGCCGGACGCTGGTATCGCAATATCGCTAACGCCATGGACGCGAGCCTGATCGGATTCCTGGCGACCAGTTTCTTCGTGACTACCCTGTATTATCCGCACCTCTACCTGATCGCCGGCATCGCGGTGGCGCTCAAGCATGCCGTGCTGGCGGACGCCGGGTACGCCGAGCAGGCGGTGCCGCAGGCCGCTTTCGCGGGCGCGACGCCGCGCCTGGCGAGGGACATGACGTGA